The DNA window TTTCGTTTCCCGCGATGGGTGTCTTGGTAAAATTCTGAAACGCGTAATCAAACAGGTTCCTGGTATCTGTATAGTGGTGTCCGCTCTGGGACCGCAGTACCACGCATACTAGCTGCGTCTCTCCGTTATCCGCCATTGTGATCAGCGTATTCAGCGCATCGGAAGTATATCCTGTTTTTCCGCCTACAGCGTATTGGTAATAATTGCTGTTGTTCGGATTCAGCATTTTATGCTTTTGCTGGAAAATGTGTTCTTCGCAGGTAGCTGAGGCCGGAATCTCATATTGGTGAGTCTGTACGATCTGAAAAAATTCTGGATACTTAAATAATTCACTTCCGATCAGAGCCATATCTCTGGCGCAGGTATAATGATTTGGATCATGCAGCCCATTTGTATTCGCAAAATGAGAATTATTACCGCCTAACAGCTTGCATTGAGCGTTCATTTGCTCAAGAAACCAGTTATAATCGTGACCCGTATTCTTCCCCACATTTTCTCCAACCGCATAGGCAGCCTCATTGGCTGACGCAAGAAGCGTAGCATACAGCGCCTGCTCCAGTGTGATCTGATCTCCTTCTTTCAGGCCAACGGAGGAATCTCCCGGCTGCAGGAAAGAAACACAATCATGAGAAAAGACCACGGGGTCTTCCATATTTCCATTCTCTAACGCTACCAGAGCAGTCAATACTTTCGTGATGCTGGCTGGATATTCATGCTCATCAATATTTTTCCCATAGAGGATAGAACCTGTTCCGGCTTCCATAACGATGGCCGCGTCCCCGTAAGTTCCCGGTCCTTGGGGCCAGCCCTCCAGTTCATTTGTCTGGACTGGCATCTCATAGATTTCTTTTAACAGCGCTGCCTGTTTCTCCTCATCGGTCAGTTCTTCCTCCGAAGCTTCTTCTTCCTGGTTCTGTATTCCAGTTGCGTATACGTCTGTCTCTGTACCTGCGAGCAAAACAATGAATAACAGCATAATTGGGAAAATTCTCTTTCCCTTTTTTATCCATTGGTTTTTCATTTCCTTTGGCTCCTGTTCGTCTGAAGCGTCGCTGCCTCATCTACATTAGATTTTACCATATTTGTCATTTTATTACCAGAAAACAAATTTTTTCAATTATCAAAAAAAGAGTGAAAATGATTGGAAATATCATTTTCACTCTTTCCAGCGTTCCCTGCGAGAATCGAACTCACAACTAGCGCTTAGGAGGCGCTTGTTATATCCATTTAACTAAGGGAACTTTTTCATGCCCAACAATTATACTGCATTTCCATAGAACTTGTCAAACACTACTTAAAAATTTATCCTGCCTTGAAGCCAGATATTTCCTTTGAATCTGCGGCCGGGGGCTGGTTCTCCCATAATCTGGGCGGAAGGCGCGCATACGTCGAAGGTAAGTCCATTTACTTCCATACGCATGATCGTGATCTCCTCGCCGGACATCTCATTTTCCACTGCATGAAACTCTTGAATAGTGCCGAGGATAGAATAACTGTCGCACTCTACCCCATAAGGCATAATATAGGTGTCCACAATGCTGAAGATATCTTCTGTGACCAGCCTTCTGGAGACTTTCGAGTATGTATCAATATCGTCCAGCGTCAGACTCTCTATCGCTTCCGGATCCCCGCTTTTGGCAGCGCTTAATAACATCATCCGGTTCTGCACCTCTTCCTGCTGCTGGCGCTGCTGCATCGCGTCTTTTTGCACTGGCAGAAGGACGGTGCCCTTTTTGCACAGTCCGGCCAGTGTAACAGATGAATATTTGACAGTTGTTTTGCTCATCTGCCGCTCTTTCATATACTCTGCCATATTCTGCAGATGGAAGATCAGGCTAATGCCGATCTTGATATCTTCACAGATCCCCACATACGCGTCCCGGTCGATACGTTTTTCCATTGTCACGTCCGCGTAAGATGTGACTCCCGTTCCAATAAAATAAGGGAAATAATACTGCCTTTTAAAACATTCATCCAAATCTATATCTCCACATGCTGAAATCCCTATTCCTGGAGCATATTCTTTTTTATATTCACAAAAATCTATGCCCTCTTCCTGAGAAATCAGTTCATGCTGAGTAAATGATGTTTCTACCTGTGTCAAGATTTCATACAATTGTTTTTTTGTTTTTACATTGTGAAAGCCGATGGCGTCCAGGTACTGATGCATATTCTTTCCCTCATTTTTATAGAATCAATAGCGTCTTTACTCGCTATTTCCTTCGGATTTCTGTCATATTTCCCATATATGGACGAAGAATTTCTGGTATTCTTACAGAACCGTCTTCCTGAAGATTATTTTCCAGGAAAGCGATCAACATTCTCGGCGGCGCTACGACCGTATTGTTTAATGTGTGAGCGAAGTATTTATTTCCGTCCGCTCCCTTTACCCGGATGCCAAGACGTCTTGCCTGAGCATCTCCTAAATTAGAGCAGCTTCCTACTTCAAAGTACTTCTTCTGTCTAGGAGACCATGCTTCTACATCGCAGGATTTTACTTTCAGATCAGCCAAATCGCCGGAACAACATTCCAGTGTCCGTACCGGAATATCCAGTGAACGGAATAAGTCTACGGTATTCTGCCATAATTTATCATACCAGAACATACTGTCTTCCGGTTTGCAGACAACGATCATTTCCTGTTTCTCAAACTGATGGATACGGTATACGCCTCTCTCCTCGATTCCGTGCGCTCCTTTTTCTTTGCGGAAACAGGGAGAATAGCTGGTCAACGTCTGAGGAAGCTGATCCTCTGTCAGCATGGAATCAATAAATTTACCGATCATAGAATGTTCACTGGTACCAATAAGATACAGGTCTTCTCCCTCGATCTTATACATCATGGCGTCCATTTCGGCGAAACTCATTACTCCGGTCACTACATTGCTCCGGATCATAAATGGAGGGATGCAGTAGGTAAAGCCCCGGTCGATCATAAAGTCTCTCGCGTAAGCGATCACTGCGGAATGTAATCTTGCGATATCTCCCATCAGATAATAAAAACCATTTCCCGCAACTTTTCCCGCGCTTTCCAGATCAATTCCGTTAAAACTTTCCATAATCTCTGTATGATACGGAATTTCAAAATCCGGCACTGCCGGCTCTCCAAATTTTTCAATCTCTACATTTTCACTATCGTCTTTTCCGATCGGAACAGAAGGATCGATAATATTGGGGATTGTCATCATGATTTTTTTAATCCTGGCTTCTACATCCTTTTCTTCCGCGGAAAGTGTTTCTACCCTGTCAGCGTTAGCCTGAACTTTCTTTTTCAATTCTTCAGCTTCTTCTTTCTTCCCCTGGGCCATGCAGGCTCCGATCTCTTTAGAGATCTTATTCCGATCCGCGCGGAGCGCTTCTACTTCCTGCTTAATATCTCTATTCTTTTTATCTAATTCTAATACCTCATCTACCAGCGGAAGTTTTTCATCCTGAAACTTTTTTTTGATATTTTCCTTAACTACATCTGGATTCATTCTCACAAATTTAATGTCTAACATTTTTTCTCCTCCTACTCTTATTTTTCCTTTGGTTCAATGTTATAGGGATCTTGATAAATAGCTTTGTCCAACGCTTCTGCTTCTTCCTCCGCCAATTCTACGTAACTTTCTCCTTTCACGATTTCTTTTACGTAGGTATAGCATCCTTCGCGGCTATGCATGGCGTTGATCACCCATCCGTTATTCTTGCCATCCAGCATTGCCAGAGCGAAACTTAGTTTTCCTCCCATTTCGTTAAAGGCGTCGTATTTGATAATTCCAAGTTTCTGATAATTTCTCTCTATTTTCCGGCTGATCTCACGGATGTCTGACCGGTTCTGCTTTGTTATTTTTAAGATGGCGTCTACTTCCGCAAATCTTTCCTGCATGCTTTCTTCTAAAGTTTTCCCATCTTTCCCCCGCATAAACGACATATAACTGCTCTTTAGTCGGTTGTATTTCATTGTAACATTTACATAGAGCAGAAACAATACGATAAATAAAAGCAGCATAAATAAAAAAATAAATGCCGGATCTATTCCAAGTGAATTCAGTATACTATTTTCCATATATCTTTAATCTTCCTTTCCAAGGCTTACGATCATATCGAACATACGTTCTAGTTCTTTGTCAGAATAATATTCTATTTCTATTTTTCCTTTTCCATTTCCTTTTGCTGATATGCTGACCTTTGTTCCTAGCGCCTCTATCATTCTATTTTCAAGATCTGTATAGACGAATTCATTCTGAACAACTTTCTTTGCTTTTGGTTTCTTAGGATTTTTAATATCCTTCACTAATTTTTCTGTCTCCCGGACGCTCAGCTTTTCATCAAATACTCTTCCTGCAAGGTCATACTGCTGTTCATGGTCGTCAATAGCCAATAAGGCTCTTGCATGTCCTGTAGAAATCATATCATCAACGATCATCTGCTGTACTCTTTCGTCCAGCTTTAAAAGACGCATGGAATTAGTGACAGCTGTCCGGCTCTTCGATACGCGCTCCGCGACTTCATCTTGTTTCAGATGAAATTCCTCTAACAGCTTTTTAAAGGCCATTGCTTCTTCAATCGGATTCAGGTTTTCTCTTTGAATATTTTCAATCAGGCCAATTTCCACAATTTCCTGTTCGCTGTAATCTTTAATGATCACGGGAACTTCTTTTATACCTGCCAACTTTGCCGCACGCCATCTTCTTTCGCCCGCGATGATCTCATAGTAGTCTTTTCTTTTTCTTACAAGAAGCGGCTGAAGTACGCCAAACTGTTTGATGGAGTCTGCCAGTTCAAGAAGAGCGTCCTCTTCAAATTTTTTTCTTGGCTGTTCTCTATTTGGTTCAACCATATTTATATTCATCATCTGTTCACCAGATTTTATTTCTTCCGATCTATTAGATGAATTTGCTGTTTCTGTCTTAATTGGTTTATTATCAGGAATCAGACTGTCTAATCCTTTTCCCAGTCCTTTCTTTTTGACCGCCATATGTCATTCCCCCTTCTGTTTTATTGATCCGTCTCTCTGTTGATAACTTCCTCGGCTAATCTCATATAGCTTTCAGAACCTGCCGATTTCGGATCATATTGATTGATCGGAATTCCATAACTCGGTGCTTCAGCGAGACGAATATTTCTGGGTATGATGGTTTTATAAATATTCTGGTGTAAATTGTCTTTTACATTTTCCACTACTTGGAGCGATAAATTTGTTCTCGCATCGTACATTGTAAAAACCACACCCTCAATCTCTAATTCCGGATTTAGTCTGCTTTTTACAAGATCTACTGTATGAATAAGCTGACTCAATCCTTCCAAAGCATAATATTCACATTGAATAGGAACCAGTACGGATGTGGCTGTTGTCATCGCATTGATGGTAAGCATACTTAAAGAAGGCGGACAATCTATAATAATATAGTCGTATTCATCTTTAATTTCTTGAATGATATTCCTTACGATATACTCCTTTTCTTCTACATCAATCAACTCTATTTCCGCAGCGGAAAGATCAATGTTTGCGGGAATAATATCAAGATTTTCCATAATATTTTCTTTTAGCACTTCTTTTATTGTGGATTCTCCTATGATCAGATCATAGATTGTATCTTCGATGGCATTCTTATCTACGCCAAGACCGCTTGTCATATTCCCCTGCGGATCCATATCTACCGCCAGAACTTTTTTCCCTTTTTCAGCAAGGCATGAAGACAGATTAATTGCTGTAGTGGTCTTTCCAACTCCGCCTTTTTGGTTCGCGATGGCTATGATTCTTCCCATATTATATCACCTTTCTTTAGACTTAAAATTAGTATAACACTTTTTCAATTTCTTATCTACCAAATGTTTCACGTGAAACATATTTTTTCTATTTATACCAAATGTTTCACGTGAAACATTGTCTCTTTTATCTATGTTTGTCAAAATATCTGTCGAAGAAAATCACAAATGTTTCACGTGAAACATTTGATATAGCACTTTCTATGTAGTATAATAATATCAAGAATTTTAAATATCCTTTCGGTTTTAAAATTTCAATATTATTATGATAAGAAAGGTGTGAAAACATGAGTTGGAAAAAGAAGCTTGTTGCCGGAACTTCTCTGGCCGTCTTAAGCACTGTAACAATACACCTGATAAATAAATTCATCTTCCTTTCAGCTACTGTTGATGATCTTCTAAACAATCCTCCAGGCAGCTTTTACGAATGGAAGTTTGGAAAAATTTATTATACAAAAAAAGGTGAGGGAACTCCCCTTCTTCTTATCCATGATCTTTCTGTATATAGTTCGGGATATGAATGGAATAAAATTGCAAAAGATCTATCCAAAAACTATACTGTATATACCATTGATCTCCCTGGATGCGGACGTTCCGATAAACCAAATATTACTTACACCAATTATCTTTTCGTTCAATTAGTACTTGATTTTATTAAGCACGTAATAGGAGAGAAGACGAAGATTATTTCCACAGGAGAATCTTGCTCATTTACAGCCGGCGCATGTCAAACGGAACCAGACATCATTGATGAAATGATATTTATTAACCCTATTGACATAAAACAATTGGGGCGGATTCCTAATAAGAGGAGCAAAATGCTGACATGGATGATCAATACTCCTGTATTTGGAACATTTTTATATAATATGTTTGTAAAAGAGAAAAATATAGAGTCTTTATTTAAAGAAAAATATTTCTATCACTCAGAAAACGTGACTTCAGAAATGATAAAGACGTATTACGAATGTTCACATTCTGGCGGGGCCGTCTGCAAATATCTTTTTTCCAGTCAGATTGGCCGCTATACAACTGTCAATATGAAGCACTGTTTAAATTCGATCAACAACAGTATCTTCATTATTAGCGGAGAAGAAGATCTGTACCAGGAAACAGCAGAAGAGTACAAGGAAATCCTTCCTTCCATTGAGGTTGCTTCTATAAAAGGAACAAAATATCTTCCTCAATTAGAAGAACCCGATAAATTCTTAGAACAGGTCAATATTTTATTTTCACAGCAAGAAGAAGAGCCATTGTAAATTACAATGGCTCTTTTCCTGGAAGTCCAGCTTTCCGTGGATACTTCTTTTTCGTCATTTCAATTTTTTTAATCTTTACAAAAGATCTATTGATATCTGTTCCTGGCAATGAAAATTTTAAAACATCTTCCAGCTTTCCTCCCAAAATGTTTACCGCCTTCTCAGAAGCTTTTAATTCTCCATCAATATCCCCGGACTTATAAGAGATAAAAAAGCCGCCGCGCTTAATATAGGGAATGCAATATTCGGAAAGAGTAGAAAGGTTAGCGACTGCCCTGGATACACAGAGATCAAATTGTTCGCGATATTCTTTTCTTCTCGCGTAATCTTCAGCTCTTCCATGGATTGTCTCTATTCCTGACAGATTCAGCCGGTCTATGACTTCATTCAAAAACCGTATCCTCTTATTCAGAGAGTCCAAAAGCGTGACCTCAAGTTCTGGAAAAAGAATCTTCAGAGGAATTCCAGGGAAACCGGCCCCAGTACCTATATCGATCACTTTCTGCCCATGATTTAAATCCATTACATTCACAAGAGAAATACTGTCTACGAAATGCTTTTTTACTACTTCCTGATAATCTACGATCGCTGTCAGGTTCATAACTTGATTCCACTCAATAAGGATCTCATAATAATCCAAAAACTGCCGGACCATAGAATCTGTCAGTTTCACAGGAAACACTTCTATACTTTCCTTCAAAAATTTTTTCTGATCTTCTGTCACTCTATTTTTCCTTTCCATATACCCCTCCCAGGTATATTAACAACACCGATATATCCGCCGGAGAGACCCCGGATATCCTGGACGCCTGTCCGATCGAAACAGGACGGTACTCTTTCAGTTTCTGGACCGCCTCGATCCTGAGACTGTTAACTTTATCGTAATCAATATCCTCTGGTATCCGCTTCTTCTCTAATTTCTGGAATTGTTCTACCTGCTTTTCCTGCCGTTTGATATATCCCTCATATTTAATAGAAATATTTACCTGTTCCCCTATTTCTTCACTCAGATCTGGTGGAAAAACTGGTCTGTCAGAATCTAAAGGCCCCAGGATCTCATAAGAAAGTTCCGGCCTGCGGATCAATTCCGCAAGTGTGATCCCTGAAGACAGGGGAGTACTATTATATTGTTTCAGCATCTCATTTACAGAAGAACTGGTTCCAATATTCGTATGCTGCAATCGGTGTATCTCTTCCGCAATATATTGTTTTTTCTTTAACAATCTTTCATAACGTTCCCGGCTGATCAGCCCAACCTGGTATCCTTTTTCCGTCAGCCGCTGGTCCGCATTGTCCTGCCTTAGCAGCAGGCGGTATTCCGCGCGGGAGGTCATCATCCGGTAAGGCTCTTTACTTTCCTTTGTAACAAGGTCATCGATCAGGACGCCGATATAGGCTTCCGAACGATCGATGATCAGCGGCTCTTTCCCCTGAAGTTTCAGAGCGGCATTGATTCCCGCTACCAGTCCTTGAGCGGCAGCCTCCTCATAACCAGAACTTCCGTTGAATTGTCCTCCGCTGAAAAGTCCTTCTATATTCCGGAATTCCAGGGACGGCTTCAACTGTCTGGCGTCTATACAATCGTATTCGATAGCGTAAGCGTTCCTTACGATCCTTACATGCTCAAGACCTGGAACCGTCCGATACATCTCATACTGAACATCTTCCGGAAGAGAACTGGACATTCCTCCGATATACATCTCATTGGTCTCCAAGCCTTCCGGTTCGATAAATACCTGATGCCTGTTTTTATCCGCGAATTTCACAACCTTATCTTCAATAGAAGGACAGTATCTGGGGCCTGTTCCCTCGATCATTCCGGAGAAGAGAGGAGAGCGGTCCAGATTATTCCGGATGATCTCATGGGTCTTCTCGTTGGTATAAGTAAGCCAGCAGGAAACCTGATCGATCTGTACGTCTTCGGGATCTGTGGTAAAGGAAAAAGGCACAATACGCTCATCTCCAAATTGTTCTTCCATTTTAGAAAAATCTACAGAATTACGGTCGATCCTGGCAGGAGTCCCTGTTTTAAAACGGTACATTTTGATTCCCATTTCTTTTAAGCAGTCTGTCAAATGATTGGCCGCCTGCAGTCCGTTTGGTCCCGTATTCGTACTGACGTCCCCGTAGATACAGCGGGATTTCAGATAAGTTCCGGTACATAAGATAACGGCACGGCAGGGAAAGATCATACCAGAATAAATCTGGACTCCAGTCACTTTCCCATCCTCCGTTAATATATTTACTACTTCCGCCTGCTTGATCTCCAGATTCTCCTGATTCTCCAGAACTTGGCGCATAGTCCGGCTGTAACGGTTCTTATCCGCCTGCGCCCGAAGGGAATGTACCGCCGGGCCTTTGGAACGGTTCAGCATTTTGGACTGGATAAAGGTGCGGTCGATCACCTTCCCCATCTCCCCGCCAAGGGCGTCCACCTCTCTTACCAGATGACCCTTGGAACTTCCTCCAATGTTAGGATTGCAGGGCATCAAAGCAATACTGTCGATGCTGACTGTAAATACGATCGTACGGAACCCAAGCCGCGCACAGGCAAGAGCCGCTTCACATCCGGCATGTCCCGCTCCGATCACAGCTACATCATAGCGGTCTTTACTTTCCCATACAGAATTTGCTGAATATTTCATTGATCAAATCTTCACCTACCGTTTCCCCTGTGATACTTCCAAGCTCTTCATACGCATCCATCAGATCGATGGAATAAAAATCCTCCGGCATCCCAGCTTCAATACTCTCATTTACCTTTTGCAGAGAATGAAGGGCATTTTCCAGAGCCGTCTTATGCCGGATATTTGTAATATAAATCTCATCATTAAATGAAAGTTTTCCTGCAAAAAACAATTTCTCAATAACCCTTTCAAATTCATCAATTCCGAGAATTTTCTTGGCTGAAATCTCAATTATAGGTAGATTCTCCAGGAATCCTTTCGTAAATTTTGCAGGATTTATTGCAAATAGAGTTTTCTTAATATCCTCAGCCGTTACCAGCATATCCAGATCGCTTTTATTTAACAAGATGACAGAAGGTTTTCTTTCTATCATTTTCAAAATATCCAGATCATTTTCATCCAGCCCAGTGGAGGCGTCAATAACACAAATCAAAAGGTCCGCTTTCCCCGCATACTCCCTTGCCCTGTCTACACCGATCTTTTCCACAATATCGTCCGTCTGGCGGATTCCCGCGGTATCCAGAACATTCAAAGATATACCTTTCAGATTAATATGTTCTTCTAAAACATCCCTAGTGGTTCCGGCAATGTCTGTGACAATGGCCCGTTCCTCGCCTGTAAGCACATTCAGAAGAGAGGATTTCCCCACGTTTGGTTTTCCCAGAATCACCGTCTGGATTCCTTCTTTGATCATCTTTCCATCATCGTAAGTATCCAGAAGCTTTCGGATCTGATCCAGCAATTCGTCCGTTACAGCATGAAGTTCTTCTCCATAATGATCTACGCTGATGTGTTCCGGATCATCCAATGCAGTCTCAATAAAAGCTGTATGGTAAATTATTTTATTTCTTATATCACTTATTTTTTTCTTTATATTCCCTTTTAGCTGGCTGATAGAACTTTGCAGCGCATATTCATTCTTGGAAGTGATCAAATCGCCAACCGCCTCTGCCTGAGACAGATCCAGCTTTCCATTGAGAAAAGCGCGTTTTGTAAATTCCCCTGGCTCCGCAGGCCTTGCGCCGGCATGGATCAAAGTTTCCAAAACCCTTTTTACTACATAGACGCCGCCATGGCAGTTTACTTCTACCGTATCTTCACCGGTATAGGTATGAGGACCCCGCATGAGCATGACCAGAACCTCATCGATCATTTCCTCCTGGTCAAAGATATGTCCATAATGAATGGTGTGGGACTGTTGGGAAGAGAGTGTCTTTTCCTTCTTCCCATGATACACTTTATCAATGATCTTAAACGAATCCGGTCCCGTCATTCTCACAATTCCAATGCCTGAATTGCTCATCCCTGTTGAGATCGCGGCGATCGTCTCAGAAAAAAGACTTTCCATAAGCCCCCTCCTTTCCCTTCCATCCAATGTTCTTATTATAAGGTTTTTGCGGAAACTTGTAAACGTTAGATTACGGTTGACTTAAATCTCTTTTAAATCTATAATTGTATACAAATACATATACAATAGTGAAGGGGAAGGAACATGGCTTTAAAACAAATCGGAAATAAGAAATCCTTGTCTCAGCGTGCCTATGAAATATTGAAGGAAGCGATCGTGACCGGAGAATTCCTTCAAGGCCAGATTCTCACTGAAGAACAATTAGCTCAGGAGCTGGCTATCAGCCGGACTCCGGTAAGATCGGCCGTAAAACAATTAGAATATGAAGGGTTAGTAGAGATAAATTCCTCCAGAAGTATTGTGGTGGCAAAGATCACAGAAAAAGACATCAAAGACGCTGTCCAGGCCAGGAATCTGGTAGAAGTAGAAGTAGCTGGGATACTTGCGGAATCCGCCTCCAAAGAACAGTGTGAAGAATTAAGAAAAATTATCCAGCTCCAGAAAGAATCATTTCTAAATCACAAGAATATCGACCTGATCGAGTACGAATGTCTATTTCATACGAAGATCGGCCAGTTCTGCGGAAATATATGGTTTGAGAAACTTCTGACCAATATTGCGCTTTTGCAGAAGAGAGTCCTTATTCTCGGCGGAAAATTCGAGAACAACTGGAAGGAAGCCATAGAAGAACATTTAAAGATCACAGAACTTTTAGAAAACCACGACACATCAGGGGTAAAAGAGCTGATGGCAGTCCACATCAAGAATGGCCAGCCAGTTCTAAAAATATAGTGCCAAAAAGGAAGGAGAAAAACTATGCTGTTATTATCAAGAGAGGACATTAAAAAAGTATTTACCATCAAAGATGCCATCGAAGCAGACAAATATGCTTTCACTCTGGTGGTAGACGGAAAATGTGAAGCGCCGCTGCGTACCAATATCCAGGCTCCTAAATACGACGGATGTTTCTTGTTTATGCCTGCTTACGTAAGTGAAATGGACACTGCTTCTTTGAAGATCATCAACATTTTCCCTCATAATATCGACCAGGGAAAACCATCCTCACCGGCTCAGGTTCTTTTGATCGACGGAACTACCGGGATTGTGACCGCTGTCCTGGACGGAACCTATGTGACGCAGCTTCGGACAGGAGCCGCCTCTGGGGCCGCTTTTGATGTGCTAGCTAAGAAAGACTGTAAAATCGGCGCTCTAATTGGAACCGGGGGCCAGGCCGCGACTCAGTTGGAAGCCATGATAGCAGTCAGAGATCTGGAAGAAGTCCGGGTATTCGATTTGAATTTGGAAAGAACAAAAGAATTTGCCGCAAGGATGCAGGAAGAATTAAAAGACTACGGCACTAAGATCATTCCTGTAAATAGTTCTGACGAGGCTGTAGACAACGCAGATCTTGTGATCACCGTCACTCCATCCTCCAAACC is part of the Lachnospiraceae bacterium KGMB03038 genome and encodes:
- the serS gene encoding serine--tRNA ligase — translated: MLDIKFVRMNPDVVKENIKKKFQDEKLPLVDEVLELDKKNRDIKQEVEALRADRNKISKEIGACMAQGKKEEAEELKKKVQANADRVETLSAEEKDVEARIKKIMMTIPNIIDPSVPIGKDDSENVEIEKFGEPAVPDFEIPYHTEIMESFNGIDLESAGKVAGNGFYYLMGDIARLHSAVIAYARDFMIDRGFTYCIPPFMIRSNVVTGVMSFAEMDAMMYKIEGEDLYLIGTSEHSMIGKFIDSMLTEDQLPQTLTSYSPCFRKEKGAHGIEERGVYRIHQFEKQEMIVVCKPEDSMFWYDKLWQNTVDLFRSLDIPVRTLECCSGDLADLKVKSCDVEAWSPRQKKYFEVGSCSNLGDAQARRLGIRVKGADGNKYFAHTLNNTVVAPPRMLIAFLENNLQEDGSVRIPEILRPYMGNMTEIRRK
- a CDS encoding DUF3881 family protein, which translates into the protein MHQYLDAIGFHNVKTKKQLYEILTQVETSFTQHELISQEEGIDFCEYKKEYAPGIGISACGDIDLDECFKRQYYFPYFIGTGVTSYADVTMEKRIDRDAYVGICEDIKIGISLIFHLQNMAEYMKERQMSKTTVKYSSVTLAGLCKKGTVLLPVQKDAMQQRQQQEEVQNRMMLLSAAKSGDPEAIESLTLDDIDTYSKVSRRLVTEDIFSIVDTYIMPYGVECDSYSILGTIQEFHAVENEMSGEEITIMRMEVNGLTFDVCAPSAQIMGEPAPGRRFKGNIWLQGRINF
- a CDS encoding DUF4446 family protein, giving the protein MENSILNSLGIDPAFIFLFMLLLFIVLFLLYVNVTMKYNRLKSSYMSFMRGKDGKTLEESMQERFAEVDAILKITKQNRSDIREISRKIERNYQKLGIIKYDAFNEMGGKLSFALAMLDGKNNGWVINAMHSREGCYTYVKEIVKGESYVELAEEEAEALDKAIYQDPYNIEPKEK
- a CDS encoding D-alanyl-D-alanine carboxypeptidase → MKNQWIKKGKRIFPIMLLFIVLLAGTETDVYATGIQNQEEEASEEELTDEEKQAALLKEIYEMPVQTNELEGWPQGPGTYGDAAIVMEAGTGSILYGKNIDEHEYPASITKVLTALVALENGNMEDPVVFSHDCVSFLQPGDSSVGLKEGDQITLEQALYATLLASANEAAYAVGENVGKNTGHDYNWFLEQMNAQCKLLGGNNSHFANTNGLHDPNHYTCARDMALIGSELFKYPEFFQIVQTHQYEIPASATCEEHIFQQKHKMLNPNNSNYYQYAVGGKTGYTSDALNTLITMADNGETQLVCVVLRSQSGHHYTDTRNLFDYAFQNFTKTPIAGNETSEDIGEILDEEGTGYVMLPKGLEFSDLDMEIVPDDKNNGQATLNYTYEGNPVGTARAKLSDSYIQEHTAKIEKLGTNTAQGENGRGTVETIVLCGACVLLAVLIVVFIWMILRMKRRKKYRRHMKHRK
- the rsmG gene encoding 16S rRNA (guanine(527)-N(7))-methyltransferase RsmG — its product is MERKNRVTEDQKKFLKESIEVFPVKLTDSMVRQFLDYYEILIEWNQVMNLTAIVDYQEVVKKHFVDSISLVNVMDLNHGQKVIDIGTGAGFPGIPLKILFPELEVTLLDSLNKRIRFLNEVIDRLNLSGIETIHGRAEDYARRKEYREQFDLCVSRAVANLSTLSEYCIPYIKRGGFFISYKSGDIDGELKASEKAVNILGGKLEDVLKFSLPGTDINRSFVKIKKIEMTKKKYPRKAGLPGKEPL
- a CDS encoding alpha/beta hydrolase, which encodes MSWKKKLVAGTSLAVLSTVTIHLINKFIFLSATVDDLLNNPPGSFYEWKFGKIYYTKKGEGTPLLLIHDLSVYSSGYEWNKIAKDLSKNYTVYTIDLPGCGRSDKPNITYTNYLFVQLVLDFIKHVIGEKTKIISTGESCSFTAGACQTEPDIIDEMIFINPIDIKQLGRIPNKRSKMLTWMINTPVFGTFLYNMFVKEKNIESLFKEKYFYHSENVTSEMIKTYYECSHSGGAVCKYLFSSQIGRYTTVNMKHCLNSINNSIFIISGEEDLYQETAEEYKEILPSIEVASIKGTKYLPQLEEPDKFLEQVNILFSQQEEEPL
- a CDS encoding ParB/RepB/Spo0J family partition protein; translated protein: MAVKKKGLGKGLDSLIPDNKPIKTETANSSNRSEEIKSGEQMMNINMVEPNREQPRKKFEEDALLELADSIKQFGVLQPLLVRKRKDYYEIIAGERRWRAAKLAGIKEVPVIIKDYSEQEIVEIGLIENIQRENLNPIEEAMAFKKLLEEFHLKQDEVAERVSKSRTAVTNSMRLLKLDERVQQMIVDDMISTGHARALLAIDDHEQQYDLAGRVFDEKLSVRETEKLVKDIKNPKKPKAKKVVQNEFVYTDLENRMIEALGTKVSISAKGNGKGKIEIEYYSDKELERMFDMIVSLGKED
- a CDS encoding ParA family protein, producing MGRIIAIANQKGGVGKTTTAINLSSCLAEKGKKVLAVDMDPQGNMTSGLGVDKNAIEDTIYDLIIGESTIKEVLKENIMENLDIIPANIDLSAAEIELIDVEEKEYIVRNIIQEIKDEYDYIIIDCPPSLSMLTINAMTTATSVLVPIQCEYYALEGLSQLIHTVDLVKSRLNPELEIEGVVFTMYDARTNLSLQVVENVKDNLHQNIYKTIIPRNIRLAEAPSYGIPINQYDPKSAGSESYMRLAEEVINRETDQ